In the genome of Triticum urartu cultivar G1812 chromosome 5, Tu2.1, whole genome shotgun sequence, one region contains:
- the LOC125509060 gene encoding mediator of RNA polymerase II transcription subunit 25: protein MVEGMASERQLVVVVEGTAALGPYWPAIAAEYVEKIVRSFCSTELSGQKLAGVPPELALVVFHTHGPYSAFIVQRSGWTKDMDAFLSWLSGISFSGGGFSEAAICEGLAEALMILQGSPGSSQNHQNRELQKHCLLVAASNPYPLPTPVYRPSVQSSDHKKSNEATKESCLADAEAVAVSFAQSSVSLSVVSPKQLPTLKAIYNAGKRNPQASDPSVDHAKNPHFLVLLSESFMEARTALSHPLPGNLVPNHTITKMDTAPAATVPGPPSNATPSVNGTMMGRQPTANVKVEPTTIPPMVSAPAFSHMTPISNVASQGVSAMQTSSPSIISQETNVANEILQEHKPLVNPIQQQVRPGGPANVSILNNLSQHRHSLTAATSMGPNMGATPIQVHMSNMISSGMTSTPAVISSISGTVQPIGAQQLVQNTALGSFGSNTSTVSGNSNIAVSSSLANIQSNMAMGQSVPSMAQGGLMAGPQSGQGGIGTNQNMINNLGTTAISSTPTMMPTPGMVQQTGVNALSANNSSAMNMPLAQHPNGQQPSKYVKIWEGTLSGQRQGQPVFICKLEGYRSGTASDTLASDWPETMQIVRLIAQEHMNNKQYVGKADFLVFRTLNQHGFLGQLQEKKLCAVIQLPSQTLLLSVSDKAGRLIGMLFPGDMVVFKPQVSTQQPQMQPQQQQQQLQQQQHQIQQQQQQLQQLQQQQLQQHQMQMQPQGQQLQQQQQMQQMQQQQQQMQQMQHQQQQQQQQIQQQQQMQQQQQQQQQQQMQQMQQQQQQQPQQLQQQPQMVGTGMGQQQFMQGHGRAVQMMQGKIAPQGPGNMSGGGYLS from the exons ATGGTGGAGGGGATGGCTTCGGAGAGGCAGCTGGTGGTGGTCGTCGAGGGCACGGCGGCGCTGGGGCCGTACTGGCCCGCCATTGCGGCCGAGTACGTCGAGAAGATCGTTCG GAGTTTTTGTTCTACTGAGCTATCAGGGCAG AAGCTTGCAGGGGTACCACCTGAGCTTGCATTAGTTGTCTTCCATACCCATGGACCTTACAGTG CCTTTATTGTACAACGCAGCGGTTGGACAAAAGATATGGATGCTTTTCTTTCATGGTTATCAGGAATATCATTTAGTGGTGGAGGCTTCAGTGAAGCTGCTATTTGTGAAGGTCTTGCTGAAGCACTGATG ATACTCCAAGGCAGTCCTGGTAGCAGCCAGAATCATCAAAATCGTGaacttcaaaagcattgcctacTTGTTGCTGCAAGTAATCCTTACCCGCTGCCTACACCTGTCTACCGCCCTTCTGTTCAAAGTAGTGATCACAAAAAGAGCAACGAAGCAACAAAGGAATCATGTCTTGCTGATGCTGAGGCTGTTGCAGTCTCATTTGCTCAG TCCTCTGTATCGTTGTCGGTGGTATCTCCTAAACAGCTACCAACACTGAAGGCAATATACAACGCG GGAAAGAGGAATCCTCAAGCTTCTGATCCATCAGTTGATCATGCCAAAAATCCACATTTTCTTGTTTTGCTGTCTGAGAGTTTCATGGAGGCTCGAACCGCTCTAAGCCATCCTTTACCCGGGAACCTTGTCCCAAACCACACCATTACAAAAATGGATACCGCACCTGCAGCTACTGTGCCAGGACCACCTTCGAATGCCACTCCCTCAG TGAATGGAACGATGATGGGACGGCAACCGACTGCAAATGTTAAAGTG GAGCCGACAACTATACCACCAATGGTTTCTGCACCTGCATTCTCTCATATGACACCTATTTCAAATGTTGCTTCTCAAGGTGTATCAGCAATGCAAACTTCTTCACCATCGATTATTTCACAAGAAACAAATGTTGCAAATGAAATATTGCAAGAGCATAAGCCTTTAGTAAACCCTATCCAACAACAGGTTCGGCCTGGTGGCCCAGCAAATGTTAGCATCCTAAACAATCTGTCACAACATCGACACTCTTTAACAGCAGCTACCTCAATGGGACCTAACATGGGAGCAACACCTATACAAGTGCACATGTCAAACATGATATCGAGTGGAATGACATCAACTCCCGCTGTCATATCTTCTATATCTGGAACAGTACAGCCAATTGGTGCTCAACAGTTGGTACAGAACACAGCTCTCGGTTCTTTTGGGTCAAACACTTCTACTGTATCTGGTAATTCAAATATTGCCGTATCGTCTTCTTTGGCTAACATACAAAGCAACATGGCCATGGGACAATCAGTGCCTTCTATGGCACAAGGTGGTCTGATGGCTGGTCCACAATCAGGACAAGGTGGAATTGGTACGAACCAAAACATGATAAATAACCTTGGGACTACAGCTATCTCTTCTACGCCTACAATGATGCCAACACCAGGAATGGTCCAGCAGACAGGAGTAAATGCTCTTAGCGCGAACAACAGTTCTGCTATGAATATGCCTCTGGCACAACATCCTAATGGCCAGCAACCATCGAAGTATGTCAAAATTTGGGAG GGAACTTTGTCTGGGCAAAGGCAAGGACAACCTGTATTTATTTGTAAACTTGAA GGTTATAGGAGTGGAACAGCGTCTGACAC ACTTGCTTCAGACTGGCCAGAAACGATGCAGATCGTGCGCCTCATAGCCCAAGAGCATATGAACAACAA GCAGTATGTTGGCAAGGCAGACTTTCTAGTATTTCGAACATTGAATCAGCATGGTTTCCTCGGACAACTACAAGAGAAGAAATTG TGTGCAGTGATTCAGCTACCTTCACAAACTTTGCTGTTGTCAGTGTCTGACAAAGCTGGGCGCCTCATAGGAATGCTGTTCCCAGGG GATATGGTGGTATTCAAACCACAGGTCTCAACTCAGCAGCCACAGATGCAGccacagcagcagcagcagcagctacaacagcagcagcaccaaatacagcagcaacagcagcaactACAGCAACTGCAACAGCAGCAACTACAACAGCACCAAATGCAAATGCAGCCTCAAGGCCAGCAActtcagcagcagcagcagatgcAGCAAatgcaacagcaacaacaacagatGCAGCAAATGCAACatcaacagcagcagcagcagcagcagattcagcagcagcagcagatgcagcagcagcagcagcagcaacagcaacaacagatGCAGCAAatgcaacagcagcagcagcagcagcctcAACAACTCCAGCAGCAGCCGCAGATGGTGGGTACAGGGATGGGTCAGCAACAATTCATGCAGGGGCATGGTCGGGCGGTGCAGATGATGCAAGGAAAGATCGCGCCACAGGGCCCAGGCAACATGTCTGGAGGAGGCTACCTATCTTGA
- the LOC125509061 gene encoding uncharacterized protein LOC125509061, which produces MQEVPNNYQANYSPPSCSSILPKTNYESLVRNSGSNNQFLYSNSPLRCYHNSLEKAANRFGTPIPDPIMYQVLEDYEAECLLRDKAAAEQPPLQNFSSASKLHITTQLNSEQVIFSTAAQADFFKMMSSLLPHIDISQRIFQIDNVWVDQKTLTVSMRPGGWMNPHTLDCYSKMLNTDLLNRGRQGLIPSNEPIVHIVGTEDMELLMRPLLNHSDPICADMLSEATVGFSLQNANFVHLPCFNDKQWIVITANFDSGKFFDIMNPDGSGNNKFTSIISTVTFNFKSLFAKTYPNCIAFNIKEFDYRFVPVPRTHFRYDTGIFLLQILKTYRGMGVPGFTTHDLQALREIFLYEIATCSNSEVQLPLVKAFQQNHGFRLFR; this is translated from the exons ATGCAAGAAGTCCCAAACAATTACCAAGCAAATTATTCACCTCCTAGTTGTTCATCAATCCTTCCCAAAACCAACTATGAATCTCTTGTAAGGAATTCAGGTAGCAACAATCAGTTCCTCTATAGCAACAGCCCGCTTAGGTGCTATCACAATTCTTTAGAAAAAGCAGCCAATAGATTCGGTACACCTATACCAGACCCTATCATGTACCAAGTCCTGGAAGATTATGAAGCTGAATGTTTGCTCAGAGATAAAGCAGCAGCAGAGCAGCCACCACTGCAGAACTTCTCTTCAGCATCAAAATTGCACATAACAACTCAGCTCAATTCGGAACAAGTTATTTTCTCAACAGCAGCTCAAGCAGATTTCTTCAAAATGATGTCGTCACTTCTACCTCATATAGACATCAG CCAAAGGATATTCCAAATAGATAACGTGTGGGTCGATCAAAAAACTTTGACTGTTTCAATGAGGCCAGGCGGCTGGATGAACCCACACACTTTGGATTGCTATTCTAAAATGCTCAACACAGATCTACTCAATCGGGGAAGGCAGGGTCTAATACCAAGCAACGAACCTATTGTCCATATAGTCGGCACAGAAGACATG GAACTTCTAATGAGACCCTTACTAAACCATTCAGATCCAATATGCGCAGACATGTTAAGCGAAGCAACCGTTGGGTTCAGTTTACAGAACGCAAACTTC GTTCATCTGCCTTGCTTCAATGACAAACAGTGGATTGTAATCACTGCTAACTTTGACAGTGGCAAATTCTTTGATATAATGAACCCTGATGGATCTGGAAACAACAAATTCACTTCAATTATCAGCACTGTTACATTCAACTTCAAGAGTCTGTTTGCGAAAACATACCCAAATTGCATCGCATTCAACATAAAAGAATTTGACTACCGTTTCGTTCCAGTACCCCGGACTCATTTCAG GTACGACACCGGCATATTCCTCCTGCAAATTCTAAAAACATACCGGGGGATGGGAGTGCCAGGATTCACAACT CATGACCTACAGGCCTTAAGAGAAATTTTTCTCTACGAAATTGCGACTTGTTCCAACAGTGAAGTTCAACTACCATTGGTCAAAGCTTTCCAACAAAATCAC GGTTTCCGGCTATTCAGGTGA
- the LOC125509062 gene encoding protein FAR1-RELATED SEQUENCE 5-like isoform X2 has translation MHKVIQCEKYDDVILIANDTGSEDVRNSYVDESGSTSAVIIVNTETLNGKNLCSTSTERGKDDVGHPSEQEQHYSEDACVPSDDCMSKKDSDDELTENESKPEEYLFPTPDEMENTSTPEVGKVFSSLEEAVRFVNIYAHISGFGIKKGRNYRNRKITICCCKSRKTEPNAAGVRKSRRNVVVRTNCQMHVTVSLQDGRWIITSQDLAHNHDLVCSPTLTKFFLSHRSMNEAEKLLSRLLQEHRIKPRKIMSIFRKLSGGKLGNITFDVKKLDNLKQEDREKRRNTDIEHTLEYIEKLQIDKPGFVYKAQRNASNSVLSLFWTDSRSRLDYLLFGDIISFDTTFSTNKYNMPFAPIIGVNGHSRTIVFGWALLQNE, from the exons ATGCATAAAGTGATACAGTGTGAGAAGTATGATGATGTTATTCTGATAGCAAATGATACTGGCAGTGAAGAT GTCCGAAACAGTTATGTTGACGAATCAGGTTCTACATCGGCTGTCATAATTGTGAACACAGAGACTTTGAATGGGAAAAATCTTTGTTCTACAAGCACAGAAAGGGGGAAAGATGATGTGGGACATCCTAGTGAACAG GAACAGCATTATAGTGAGGACGCTTGTGTCCCTTCAGATGATTGCATGAGCAAAAAAGATTCTGATGATGAGTTAACTGAAAATGAATCAAAACCAGAAGAGTACTTGTTCCCTACGCCAGATGAGATGGAGAATACAAGTACACCTGAAGTAGGGAAAGTATTCTCTAGTCTAGAAGAGGCTGTCAGATTTGTCAACATTTAtgctcatatcagtgggtttggtATCAAAAAAGGGAGGAATTACCGAAACAGGAAGATTACCATTTGCTGCTGCAAAAGTAGAAAAACAGAGCCCAATGCAGCAGGTGTGAGGAAGAGCAGGAGGAATGTGGTCGTTAGGACAAACTGTCAGATGCATGTTACAGTAAGCTTACAAGACGGCAGATGGATTATTACTTCCCAAGATCTTGCACATAATCATGATTTGGTATGTTCGCCTACATTGACCAAATTCTTCCTAAGTCATAGGAGCATGAATGAAGCTGAAAAACTTCTCTCGAGGCTGTTACAAGAACATAGAATTAAGCCAAGGAAGATAATGAGTATTTTTAGGAAGCTGTCTGGTGGAAAATTGGGTAACATTACATTCGATGTTAAGAAGCTTGACAACCTGAAACAGGAAGATCGTGAAAAGAGAAGGAACACGGACATTGAACACACTCTGGAGTATATTGAAAAACTGCAGATTGACAAACCTGGTTTTGTATACAAGGCTCAAAGAAACGCATCCAACTCAGTGCTTAGCTTGTTCTGGACAGACTCAAGATCAAGGCTGGACTATTTGCTGTTTGGAGACATAATATCATTTGATACAACGTTCAGCACTAATAAGTACAATATGCCCTTTGCACCGATTATTGGAGTTAATGGCCACTCGAGAACAATTGTTTTTGGTTGGGCCCTTTTGCAGAATGAGTAG
- the LOC125509062 gene encoding protein FAR1-RELATED SEQUENCE 1-like isoform X1: MGGKKPRVVLTDQDAAMKKVVPKVFPDAFHRFCIWHVRRKARENLGAYMSIKKGMEQDLDYCIMQSMTVEEFEMNWKEMELKHSCGRHAHIKRMWENREYFVPAYFQEVFCPFIRSTSRSESFNSNFKDYVLRKDTIETFLRQYELFQENVMHIEDQDRFLSNEKVPIMWGYQRVERHAAEIYTRAIYTKFLTEMLNSTAFGVNEIVKNESYELKRNFPYENPEFDREIFAVQVNREKEEFVCNCGKFQRDGILCCHILRLFTQFDMLKIPDQYIVPRWTREFREKELQKHKSSALGINGEDQSHNAVRYAIMMNTVGEVCSDISHDSRFCQELMDAVNAVHSKYLLGKQQTAEGDKTYEQTVNKACVSEPLKDPAVINNKSVRKGNRLKSRSEREGWKKAADKRKKSI, from the coding sequence ATGGGTGGAAAAAAACCGAGAGTAGTACTTACTGATCAAGATGCTGCAATGAAGAAAGTTGTTCCAAAAGTGTTCCCAGATGCATTCCATAGGTTCTGTATTTGGCATGTTAGAAGGAAAGCAAGAGAAAATTTGGGTGCATACATGTCAATTAAGAAAGGAATGGAACAAGACCTTGACTATTGTATCATGCAGTCCATGACTGTTGAAGAGTTTGAAATGAATTGGAAAGAAATGGAGCTGAAGCATAGTTGTGGAAGACATGCTCACATTAAGCGCATGTGGGAGAATAGAGAGTACTTTGTTCCTGCTTATTTCCAAGAAGTGTTCTGCCCGTTCATTAGGTCTACCAGCAGAAGTGAGAGCTTCAATTCAAATTTCAAGGACTATGTTTTGCGAAAGGATACAATAGAAACTTTCCTTCGTCAGTATGAATTATTCCAGGAAAATGTGATGCACATAGAGGATCAAGATAGGTTCTTGTCTAATGAAAAAGTACCTATCATGTGGGGATATCAGCGGGTTGAGCGTCATGCAGCTGAAATTTACACCAGAGCTATATATACCAAGTTCTTGACTGAAATGTTAAATTCAACTGCTTTCGGGGTTAATGAGATTGTGAAGAATGAATCATATGAATTAAAGAGGAACTTTCCATACGAAAATCCAGAGTTTGACAGGGAAATCTTTGCTGTGCAAGTAAATCGAGAAAAGGAAGAATTTGTGTGCAATTGTGGGAAGTTTCAGAGGGATGGTATTCTTTGTTGCCACATCCTTAGATTGTTTACGCAGTTTGACATGCTCAAGATACCTGACCAGTATATTGTTCCTAGATGGACTAGAGAATTTAGGGAGAAGGAATTGCAGAAACACAAGTCTAGTGCCCTTGGTATTAATGGAGAAGACCAGTCACACAATGCTGTCAGATATGCCATCATGATGAATACAGTGGGGGAGGTATGCTCTGACATAAGTCATGATTCACGTTTTTGTCAAGAGCTGATGGATGCAGTTAATGCTGTTCATAGTAAGTATCTTCTAGGCAAGCAACAAACTGCAGAAGGGGATAAAACTTATGAACAAACAGTGAACAAAGCATGTGTGAGTGAGCCTTTGAAAGATCCTGCTGTAATAAACAACAAGTCAGTGAGGAAAGGGAACAGATTGAAGAGCCGATCCGAGAGAGAAGGGTGGAAAAAGGCTGCTGATAAACGGAAGAAATCTATTTGA
- the LOC125509063 gene encoding uncharacterized protein LOC125509063 isoform X3, which translates to MDSLIQTFNLEAKTSCQIKPFIKKFCSTLRFTNKLLVSPEVFDPVSCKTEFDRVNSEESLWKKDLLFFPTIKSNHWVIVCMNSLFERTHFFDPCGTIQENSQQQIVHKLVSNYNLLCKLSNKLFKNVFNFKLQAVGHYPTNCLMHDSGHYLPLYMDNFEGKVMKSFSTENVPKQRMISAYRLFKSTPNKIKEEDLPTSQ; encoded by the exons ATGGATTCACTCATTCAAACATTCAACCTGGAAGCAAAGACTTCATGTCAGATAAAACCTTTTATTAAAAAATTCTGTTCCACTTTGCGCTTCACT AATAAACTATTGGTTAGCCCTGAAGTTTTCGACCCAGTAAGCTGCAAAACAGAGTTTGACAGAGTAAATTCAGAAGAAAGTCTATGGAAAAAGGATTTG TTGTTTTTCCCCACTATCAAGTCAAACCACTGGGTAATTGTTTGTATGAACTCTCTATTTGAGAGGACTCACTTCTTCGACCCATGTGGTACAATCCAGGAAAATTCTCAACAACAAATTGTCCACAAGTTG GTTTCCAACTACAACCTGCTTTGCAAACTCAGTAATAAGCTTTTCAAGAATGTCTTCAACTTCAAGCTTCAAGCTGTGGGGCACTATCCAACAAACTGTCTGAT GCATGACTCAGGTCACTACCTCCCCCTATACATGGACAACTTTGAAGGCAAAGTCATGAAAAGCTTCAGCACg GAGAATGTACCCAAGCAAAGAATGATATCAGCCTACCGTCTCTTCAAAAGCACGCCCAACAAGATAAAGGAGGAAGATCTGCCAACCTCCCAGTGA
- the LOC125509063 gene encoding uncharacterized protein LOC125509063 isoform X1 yields the protein MTPFTPCAPTSEERPFGSSRTNDAQARSSTGPNTIEKKNRKKRAAKVQSPDEPKRLKIPREVDLFFTKFLRKPIFKEFHGSKSVCSTLFVNIEGFPISYDNFFASFKSRGEIGDEVMDSLIQTFNLEAKTSCQIKPFIKKFCSTLRFTNKLLVSPEVFDPVSCKTEFDRVNSEESLWKKDLLFFPTIKSNHWVIVCMNSLFERTHFFDPCGTIQENSQQQIVHKLVSNYNLLCKLSNKLFKNVFNFKLQAVGHYPTNCLMHDSGHYLPLYMDNFEGKVMKSFSTENVPKQRMISAYRLFKSTPNKIKEEDLPTSQ from the exons ATGACTCCTTTCACGCCTTGTGCACCTACCAGTGAAGAGAGACCATTTG GTTCATCTAGGACCAATGATGCACAAGCTAGATCAAGCACAGGCCCAAATACCATTGAGAAGAAGAATAGGAAAAAGAGAGCAGCTAAAGTGCAATCTCCTGATGAACCAAAGAGGCTGAAAATCCCTCGAGAGGTGGATTTGTTTTTCACCAAATTTCTGAGGAAGCCAATCTTCAAAGAATTTCACGGCTCAAAATCTGTCTGCAGCACTCTTTTTGTCAACATTGAGGGATTTCCCATTAGTTACGATAACTTCTTCGCTTCATTCAAGTCAAGGGGTGAGATTGGAGATGAAGTCATGGATTCACTCATTCAAACATTCAACCTGGAAGCAAAGACTTCATGTCAGATAAAACCTTTTATTAAAAAATTCTGTTCCACTTTGCGCTTCACT AATAAACTATTGGTTAGCCCTGAAGTTTTCGACCCAGTAAGCTGCAAAACAGAGTTTGACAGAGTAAATTCAGAAGAAAGTCTATGGAAAAAGGATTTG TTGTTTTTCCCCACTATCAAGTCAAACCACTGGGTAATTGTTTGTATGAACTCTCTATTTGAGAGGACTCACTTCTTCGACCCATGTGGTACAATCCAGGAAAATTCTCAACAACAAATTGTCCACAAGTTG GTTTCCAACTACAACCTGCTTTGCAAACTCAGTAATAAGCTTTTCAAGAATGTCTTCAACTTCAAGCTTCAAGCTGTGGGGCACTATCCAACAAACTGTCTGAT GCATGACTCAGGTCACTACCTCCCCCTATACATGGACAACTTTGAAGGCAAAGTCATGAAAAGCTTCAGCACg GAGAATGTACCCAAGCAAAGAATGATATCAGCCTACCGTCTCTTCAAAAGCACGCCCAACAAGATAAAGGAGGAAGATCTGCCAACCTCCCAGTGA
- the LOC125509063 gene encoding uncharacterized protein LOC125509063 isoform X2 → MPINKIEEVMLSDESEDGFIRSFVFYFISSILCPASYCFGNTKFLFSLRDVSVIPSLDFGQLALDFMIEESERHFEMIMNRPTLEEMNKPSHIGGCLPIWGIIYLDFVDFDVIENHQSTVDYSLPRISHIKNADFQYLALVDRNYESRKAFGVLPIRHISQTPYANAVPIGNIADTQQEVNFHSNAHETINENNPINLTTPDIKSAGTSFTPKHEIDCKVKPELHSKLETPDVLDTKQDPVAPKAENNVKVEEELDPITEINQRSLVLISSSLSNERAKHYSSTPIIIYDSFHALCTYQ, encoded by the exons CAAGATTGAGGAAGTGATGCTAAGTGACGAGAGTGAAGATGGTTTCATCAGGAGCTTCGTTTTCTATTTCATATCATCTATACTCTGCCCAGCGTCATACTGTTTTGGCAACACCAAATTCCTCTTCTCTCTAAGAGATGTGTCTGTAATCCCTTCACTGGACTTTGGGCAAttggctttagattttatgaTTGAAGAATCAGAACGTCATTTCGAAATGATAATGAACAGACCAACACTTGAGGAAATGAACAAGCCTTCCCACATTGGCGGTTGCCTTCCTATTTGGGGG ATCATTTATCTGGATTTCGTTGACTTTGATGTCATCGAGAACCACCAGTCAACTGTTGATTATTCTCTACCCCGGATCAGCCACATTAAGAATGCTGACTTCCAATACCTAGCTTTGGTTGATAGGAATTATGAGTCTAGGAAAGCGTTTGGAGTACTACCA ATAAGACACATATCTCAAACACCGTATGCAAATGCAGTTCCTATTGGCAACATTGCTGATACTCAACAAGAG GTCAATTTTCACAGCAATGCCCACGAAACAATCAATGAAAACAACCCAATTAACTTGACCACTCCAGATATCAAGTCAGCAGGAACAAGTTTCACTCCAAAACATGAAATCGATTGTAAAGTGAAGCCAGAGCTGCATTCGAAATTAGAG ACCCCTGATGTACTTGACACCAAGCAAGACCCCGTTGCACCAAAAGCTGAGAACAATGTGAAGGTTGAG GAAGAGTTGGACCCAATAACTGAAATAAACCAAAGGAGTCTTGTTCTCATCAGTTCTAGCTTATCAAATGAAAGAGCGAAGCATTACAGTAGCACTCCAATCATAATTTATGACTCCTTTCACGCCTTGTGCACCTACCAGTGA